Proteins encoded by one window of Propionispora hippei DSM 15287:
- a CDS encoding glycosyltransferase family 8 protein, which translates to MGRQHVAPGLEEIHIGYGIDNNYVRCMGASIASICHNNQDSHIIVHVLASGLTNDSTKKLEQLACDFNVNIHVYTIDQTVFAQLPVQVHFPASIYYRFILPAILEVPKVLYLDADIICLRNIQALFAMDLADHIAAAVPDVEPLATKRNTVLGLANHTYFNSGVLLLVRNHWNNYQVANKALTLLAQEPQKFRYPDQDVLNVVLSGKITYLGQEWNRINTPYIADDGIRFLHFAAHPKPWSIAWALSDLCNDFTRNIYSMYEGLSPWKNCPPTRPQNYREMRNYARCLLKTGDYLAGLYWYGKYIKTKVTIKFAGK; encoded by the coding sequence ATGGGCAGGCAGCATGTAGCTCCCGGCCTTGAGGAAATTCATATTGGCTATGGCATTGATAATAACTATGTGCGTTGCATGGGAGCCTCGATTGCTTCGATTTGTCACAATAACCAGGATAGTCATATCATTGTTCACGTGCTGGCGAGTGGTCTTACCAATGATAGTACGAAGAAGCTTGAGCAATTAGCCTGCGATTTTAATGTTAATATCCATGTTTACACCATTGATCAGACAGTTTTTGCTCAACTGCCGGTACAAGTGCATTTTCCGGCATCCATCTATTACCGATTTATCCTTCCGGCGATCCTGGAAGTTCCGAAAGTACTCTATCTTGATGCCGATATTATTTGCCTAAGAAATATACAAGCCTTGTTTGCAATGGATTTGGCAGACCATATTGCAGCGGCTGTACCTGATGTAGAGCCGTTGGCGACCAAACGCAATACAGTGTTAGGCTTGGCCAATCATACTTATTTTAACTCGGGCGTCTTATTGCTGGTAAGAAACCATTGGAACAACTATCAGGTTGCCAACAAGGCTTTGACATTGTTGGCTCAAGAACCGCAGAAATTCAGGTATCCTGACCAGGATGTGCTGAATGTTGTTTTGTCAGGCAAAATAACATATCTGGGGCAAGAATGGAATCGAATCAATACGCCGTATATAGCGGATGACGGCATTCGATTCCTGCACTTCGCAGCTCATCCGAAGCCTTGGAGCATTGCCTGGGCATTGAGCGACTTATGCAATGATTTCACGCGAAATATATATAGTATGTATGAGGGCCTGTCGCCATGGAAAAACTGCCCACCGACACGACCGCAAAATTATAGGGAAATGCGAAATTACGCCCGATGTTTGCTTAAGACCGGAGACTATTTGGCAGGGCTTTACTGGTATGGGAAATATATAAAAACCAAAGTTACGATTAAATTTGCAGGTAAATAG
- a CDS encoding glycosyltransferase family 4 protein: MNILMVVPRLNIGGAESYVATIAMALQRLGITVIVASGGGMLADSLKKQGIRHYHVPIRFSSTFAAWLLEKIVRRHQIDVIHANSAAAGVAAVKLKQRINVPVVYTAHGVFGHNAEEMTLNQCDKIICVSEYVRHYALQKGFGENQLVTVYNGIDLHKFKLHANKATEIREQLDIPENAFTVAIVARIKNLRNKGHADMLHILERYGGAQDWHVLVIGKGNGLWKLKYRIWKQKLGQRVHCLGHRVHVQDILAGVDATVLPSNFETFGLVLLESMAMEKPVVTYAVGGTPEAVDHERTGFLVEKHNLDDLYQRLSMLADDKELRLSMGRQGRQWVESHFDSNDMIKKLVDIYQDVKK, from the coding sequence TTGAATATATTAATGGTCGTGCCACGCCTCAACATTGGTGGGGCTGAAAGCTATGTCGCTACTATCGCCATGGCATTACAACGGCTTGGGATTACCGTAATTGTCGCTTCAGGCGGGGGAATGCTGGCCGATTCTCTTAAAAAACAGGGGATCAGGCATTATCATGTTCCTATTCGTTTTAGTAGTACGTTTGCGGCTTGGCTGTTGGAGAAAATCGTCAGAAGACATCAAATAGACGTTATCCACGCTAATTCTGCCGCTGCCGGTGTAGCAGCCGTTAAGCTAAAACAACGGATTAATGTGCCGGTCGTATATACGGCGCATGGCGTATTTGGACACAACGCGGAGGAAATGACCCTTAATCAATGCGACAAGATCATTTGTGTAAGTGAATATGTGCGTCATTACGCCCTGCAAAAAGGCTTTGGGGAAAACCAGCTAGTCACAGTGTATAATGGCATTGACCTCCATAAATTTAAGCTGCATGCCAACAAAGCAACTGAAATTCGTGAGCAACTGGATATCCCGGAGAATGCGTTTACCGTAGCGATTGTCGCCAGAATTAAAAATTTACGGAATAAAGGCCATGCAGATATGCTGCATATATTGGAACGTTATGGCGGCGCACAAGATTGGCATGTACTGGTTATTGGTAAGGGCAATGGATTATGGAAGCTGAAATACCGTATTTGGAAACAAAAGCTCGGTCAACGTGTTCATTGTCTTGGCCATAGGGTGCATGTGCAAGATATATTAGCCGGGGTTGACGCAACCGTGCTGCCCTCTAACTTTGAAACCTTTGGATTGGTGCTCCTGGAATCCATGGCTATGGAAAAACCGGTCGTGACCTATGCCGTTGGCGGTACGCCGGAGGCGGTTGATCATGAACGCACCGGATTTTTGGTGGAAAAACATAATCTGGATGATTTATATCAGCGGCTCTCTATGCTGGCTGATGATAAAGAACTGCGTTTATCGATGGGAAGGCAAGGTCGGCAATGGGTAGAGAGTCATTTTGATAGCAACGATATGATAAAAAAACTTGTTGATATATATCAAGATGTAAAGAAATAA
- the waaF gene encoding lipopolysaccharide heptosyltransferase II — protein MYRNILIVKLSAIGDVIHALPVVHALKTANSACWITWIVEKAAYSLLENNPYIDEVILFDKKEFKSAAGLLKHLPALSKQLKERHFDLAIDLQGLFKSAAISYISGAKQRLVYCNAREGSQLIGKRICGTHSNGHVVERYLDVVRYLGCQIKAPVFSIIFTETEIAKVEAVVRHSGLDIQHSYVALAPGANWPNKRWSMEKFSALADQLYDKNLIPVLVGAASDKMLGEEIVSKAKIPPVNLIGRTTLKQLAYVIRSAAAFVGGDTGPMHLAAAVGTPAVALFGPTDPVRNGPYSSRSTVIRAGHGCDGCWKRTCPLAIDCLDAITTEQVWKALTPYVSYQ, from the coding sequence ATGTACCGGAATATTCTTATCGTTAAACTTAGTGCCATTGGTGATGTCATTCATGCCTTACCTGTGGTTCATGCGCTTAAGACGGCAAATTCCGCCTGCTGGATTACCTGGATTGTCGAAAAGGCTGCGTATAGTCTTTTAGAGAATAACCCTTATATTGATGAAGTGATTCTTTTTGATAAGAAGGAGTTTAAGTCGGCTGCCGGCCTGCTGAAACACTTACCTGCGTTGTCAAAGCAGCTTAAAGAGCGGCACTTTGACCTGGCGATTGACTTGCAGGGATTGTTTAAAAGCGCCGCGATTTCTTATATAAGCGGTGCAAAACAAAGGCTGGTTTACTGCAATGCCCGGGAGGGCAGCCAGTTGATTGGTAAACGCATTTGCGGTACTCATTCCAACGGTCACGTAGTAGAGCGATATCTGGATGTTGTCCGCTATTTGGGTTGTCAAATCAAGGCACCGGTATTTTCTATAATCTTTACCGAAACGGAAATTGCCAAAGTGGAAGCCGTTGTAAGACATAGTGGACTGGATATACAGCATTCTTATGTTGCTTTGGCGCCGGGTGCCAACTGGCCTAATAAACGCTGGAGCATGGAGAAGTTCTCTGCGCTGGCAGATCAATTGTATGACAAAAACCTAATTCCTGTTTTAGTTGGCGCTGCAAGCGATAAAATGCTTGGCGAAGAAATTGTGAGTAAAGCGAAAATTCCTCCGGTAAACCTTATTGGGCGAACGACGTTAAAACAGCTTGCTTACGTTATACGCTCTGCTGCCGCTTTTGTCGGTGGTGATACCGGGCCGATGCATTTGGCTGCTGCTGTTGGTACGCCGGCGGTTGCCCTTTTTGGTCCTACCGATCCTGTGCGGAACGGTCCTTATTCATCCCGGAGTACCGTAATACGGGCCGGACATGGCTGCGACGGCTGCTGGAAACGTACCTGTCCGCTGGCTATAGATTGTCTGGATGCAATTACCACGGAGCAGGTTTGGAAAGCGTTAACGCCATACGTGAGTTATCAATAA